The Opitutales bacterium ASA1 genome window below encodes:
- a CDS encoding HIT domain-containing protein, protein MQHLHAYWRMEYIEAPKGPDSGNPFRDMPLVGDDRATGILHRSTLCYVVLNRFPYNAGHLLVVPFREVADLPQLTADERRDFFDQIVFAEQLLRQALRPDGFNIGFNLGPAAGAGIPKHLHAHIVPRWSGDTNFMPVLGETRVLPQSLQAMWARLKQFCPSAGAETAS, encoded by the coding sequence ATGCAGCACCTGCACGCCTACTGGCGCATGGAATACATCGAGGCACCCAAAGGCCCCGACTCCGGCAATCCGTTCCGCGACATGCCGCTCGTCGGCGACGACCGCGCGACCGGCATCCTCCATCGGTCGACGCTCTGCTACGTCGTGCTCAACCGCTTCCCTTACAACGCCGGACATCTTCTCGTCGTTCCCTTTCGCGAAGTCGCCGATCTGCCCCAACTCACCGCCGACGAACGGCGCGACTTCTTCGACCAGATCGTCTTCGCCGAGCAGCTGCTTCGCCAGGCGCTACGACCCGACGGCTTCAACATCGGCTTCAATCTGGGTCCCGCCGCCGGTGCAGGCATCCCCAAACACCTCCACGCCCACATCGTGCCACGTTGGTCGGGCGACACGAACTTCATGCCCGTACTAGGAGAGACGCGCGTGCTGCCACAGTCCCTTCAAGCGATGTGGGCCCGCTTGAAGCAGTTCTGCCCATCCGCAGGCGCGGAAACGGCTTCATGA
- a CDS encoding PhoH family protein produces the protein MASKTLKFPNARTASQLYCGNPANLSAVERTLGVQASARDDWITFDGEEPAVERAETLFNILSEGRAQGLLIKNADFAHMLDGVARGEAEKLRSLFASAVVVQTNRRTIVPKTLGQKQYLQAIATRDIVLGIGPAGTGKTYLAMAAAVSALIKGEVQKLVLTRPAVEAGEALGFLPGDLREKLDPYLRPLYDAMYDMLDREDVAKLAEKGVIEIAPLAYMRGRTLSNAFIILDEAQNTTVEQMMMFLTRLGDGSKMVVTGDITQVDLPRSKTSGLVQARHILADVPGIEIFNFGPGDVVRHPLVLRILEAYAKHQSSKE, from the coding sequence ATGGCCAGCAAGACCCTGAAGTTTCCGAACGCCCGCACCGCCAGCCAGCTCTACTGCGGCAACCCCGCCAACCTCAGCGCGGTGGAGCGCACACTCGGCGTGCAAGCGAGCGCACGCGACGACTGGATCACGTTCGACGGCGAAGAACCCGCCGTGGAGCGAGCCGAGACTCTCTTCAACATCCTTTCGGAAGGGCGCGCCCAAGGCCTCCTCATCAAGAACGCCGATTTCGCCCACATGCTCGACGGCGTTGCGCGCGGTGAGGCCGAAAAACTGCGCAGCCTCTTCGCAAGCGCAGTGGTCGTGCAAACGAACCGCCGCACGATCGTACCCAAGACCCTGGGGCAGAAACAGTACCTGCAGGCCATCGCCACGCGCGACATCGTTCTCGGCATCGGCCCGGCCGGCACCGGCAAAACCTACCTCGCCATGGCCGCGGCCGTCTCGGCGTTGATCAAAGGCGAGGTCCAGAAGCTCGTCCTCACTCGACCCGCGGTGGAAGCCGGCGAGGCTCTCGGCTTCCTCCCCGGCGATCTCCGCGAGAAACTCGACCCCTATCTGCGCCCGCTCTACGATGCCATGTACGACATGCTCGATCGCGAGGACGTGGCCAAACTCGCCGAAAAAGGCGTCATCGAAATCGCCCCGCTCGCCTACATGCGGGGGCGCACCTTGAGCAACGCCTTCATCATCCTCGACGAGGCGCAGAACACGACCGTCGAACAGATGATGATGTTTCTCACCCGCCTCGGCGACGGCTCGAAGATGGTCGTCACCGGAGACATCACCCAAGTCGACCTTCCCCGCTCCAAAACCTCGGGCTTGGTTCAGGCTCGACACATTCTGGCCGACGTACCCGGCATCGAAATCTTCAACTTCGGCCCGGGAGACGTGGTCCGGCATCCGCTGGTCTTGCGCATCCTCGAAGCCTACGCTAAGCACCAATCATCGAAAGAGTGA
- a CDS encoding zinc-dependent metalloprotease: protein MHIRPAYRRSLRLPSILRSLALALVVVATPARAEPENDEEENGHDDGPVPLAEAIEGSTTHPGLFTLYRHDKTGHLLFAVRADQLDRDYIYCSFVADGLAEAGHFRGEFRDNRIVRFRRHFDRIEIVAPNLAFYFEPTSPLARAAAANRPPAVLAVVPIEGEDAATGTVVIDGDALFLTEALARISPYVPPDADDSDPYRFTVGELDPDRTRLTTVRNYPANTDVLVDYVFHDPAPTVGGGEDVTDSRYVTASLQHTFLEAPTSDYLPRESSPVVGYFATERTDLTSTDAAPYRDLIHRWQLVKRDPDAPLSEPVEPITFWIENTTPQELRDHVREGVLSWNTAFEAAGFKNALVVHVQPDDATWDAGDIRYNVLRWASSPQPQFGGYGPSFVDPRTGRILGADIMLEFVYVTNRLIEENTVARAAPASHRATRHACTLGLRRQADLVAGRALARAMGLGPAAERRLLREAIVELVMHEVGHTLGLQHNMRASHFHDATAVHDPEITSRLGLSASVMDYNGINLAPDGISQGQYFTDRPGPYDIWAIQFGYTPSLSAPAAEHERVARLLQRAGEPGLAFGNDADDMRFPGAGIDPRVMIDDLSADPLRYGNQRLATLTRLLQRLTDRSDRGELAMNELFVSFRSVWRKIHDTAESVSRFVGGVYVEHPADSRLSASTPVLAPVPSATQREALAILERHIFAPDALKMPPRLLANLQLQRRGFRAYGSTQDPKIHAEIAALHARLLDHLLHPAVLARITDARTYGGGLTVAELAQNLTTAFFHADSRGPVPPSRQHLQATYVDRLSAILQPDETPDYDALARAAARQELADLLELLGSAPESDRESTAHRNMLIHKIRTAFRTDSPSV, encoded by the coding sequence ATGCACATCCGTCCTGCCTACCGGCGATCGCTGCGCCTCCCCTCGATCCTTCGGTCCCTCGCACTTGCACTCGTCGTCGTTGCCACGCCCGCACGCGCGGAGCCCGAGAACGACGAAGAAGAGAACGGTCACGACGACGGCCCGGTTCCACTCGCCGAAGCCATCGAGGGCTCCACCACCCATCCGGGGCTGTTCACGCTCTACCGGCACGACAAGACGGGTCACCTCCTTTTTGCCGTGCGTGCGGACCAGCTCGATCGCGACTACATCTACTGCTCGTTCGTGGCCGACGGCCTCGCCGAAGCCGGACACTTTCGCGGCGAGTTTCGCGACAACCGCATCGTCCGCTTTCGTCGCCATTTCGATCGCATCGAGATCGTCGCGCCCAACCTCGCGTTCTACTTCGAGCCGACCAGTCCACTCGCCCGCGCTGCCGCGGCCAATCGCCCCCCGGCGGTCCTCGCCGTCGTTCCGATCGAAGGTGAAGACGCCGCCACCGGCACCGTCGTGATCGACGGCGATGCCCTTTTCCTCACCGAGGCACTCGCCAGAATCAGCCCCTACGTTCCGCCCGACGCCGACGACTCCGACCCGTACCGCTTCACCGTCGGTGAACTCGACCCCGACCGCACGCGCCTCACCACCGTGCGCAACTATCCGGCCAACACCGACGTCCTCGTCGACTACGTCTTTCACGATCCGGCACCGACGGTCGGAGGCGGCGAGGACGTCACCGATTCCCGCTACGTCACCGCCAGCCTTCAGCACACCTTCCTCGAAGCCCCGACCTCGGACTACCTACCACGCGAGTCCTCGCCGGTCGTCGGGTACTTCGCCACCGAGCGCACCGACCTCACGTCCACCGACGCCGCCCCCTATCGCGATCTGATCCATCGCTGGCAGCTCGTGAAACGCGATCCCGACGCCCCCCTCTCCGAACCGGTCGAACCGATCACGTTTTGGATCGAAAACACGACACCCCAAGAACTCCGCGATCACGTCCGCGAAGGCGTCCTCTCATGGAACACCGCCTTCGAAGCCGCTGGCTTCAAGAACGCCCTCGTCGTCCACGTCCAGCCCGACGACGCCACATGGGATGCGGGCGACATCCGCTACAACGTCCTGCGTTGGGCTTCGTCGCCCCAGCCTCAGTTCGGCGGCTACGGGCCGTCGTTCGTCGACCCTCGCACCGGCCGCATCCTCGGCGCGGACATCATGCTCGAATTCGTTTACGTCACCAACCGCTTGATCGAAGAAAACACCGTCGCCCGCGCGGCCCCCGCGTCCCATCGCGCGACACGTCATGCCTGCACCCTCGGTCTGCGCCGCCAAGCCGACCTCGTCGCCGGTCGCGCCCTCGCTCGTGCCATGGGCCTCGGACCCGCCGCCGAGCGGCGCCTCCTACGCGAGGCCATCGTCGAACTGGTCATGCACGAGGTCGGCCACACCCTCGGCCTCCAGCACAACATGCGCGCCAGCCACTTCCACGACGCCACCGCCGTCCACGATCCCGAAATCACATCCCGCCTCGGCCTCTCCGCCTCCGTCATGGACTACAACGGCATCAACCTCGCTCCTGACGGCATTTCCCAAGGCCAATACTTCACCGACCGTCCGGGCCCGTACGACATCTGGGCGATTCAATTCGGCTATACCCCGTCACTCTCCGCCCCGGCAGCCGAACACGAGCGCGTCGCACGGCTTCTCCAGCGTGCCGGCGAGCCGGGCCTCGCTTTCGGCAACGATGCCGACGACATGCGTTTCCCGGGCGCGGGCATCGATCCCCGCGTCATGATCGATGATCTTTCCGCGGACCCTCTGCGCTACGGCAATCAACGTCTCGCCACCCTCACGCGCCTGCTCCAGCGCCTCACCGATCGTTCCGACCGCGGAGAACTCGCGATGAACGAACTGTTCGTCTCGTTCCGGTCGGTTTGGCGGAAAATCCACGACACCGCCGAATCGGTCTCGCGCTTCGTCGGCGGCGTCTACGTCGAACACCCCGCCGACTCGCGGCTGTCCGCATCGACTCCCGTCCTCGCGCCTGTGCCTTCCGCGACGCAACGCGAAGCGCTCGCCATCCTCGAACGCCACATCTTCGCACCCGACGCGCTGAAAATGCCGCCTCGCCTGCTGGCCAACCTGCAACTTCAGCGCCGCGGCTTCCGGGCCTACGGTTCCACACAGGACCCCAAGATCCATGCCGAAATCGCTGCGCTGCACGCCCGCCTCCTCGATCACCTCCTCCACCCCGCCGTGCTCGCACGAATCACCGACGCGCGCACCTACGGCGGCGGACTCACCGTCGCCGAACTCGCCCAGAACCTCACCACCGCATTCTTTCACGCCGACTCGCGCGGCCCGGTCCCACCCAGCCGTCAACACCTCCAAGCCACCTACGTCGATCGCCTGTCTGCGATCCTCCAGCCCGACGAGACTCCCGACTACGATGCGCTCGCCCGAGCTGCCGCTCGCCAAGAGTTGGCCGATCTCCTCGAGCTCCTCGGATCCGCACCGGAATCCGATCGCGAGTCCACGGCTCATCGCAACATGCTCATCCACAAGATCCGTACGGCTTTCCGGACCGATTCGCCGTCCGTCTGA
- the ispD_2 gene encoding 2-C-methyl-D-erythritol 4-phosphate cytidylyltransferase, which produces MHGLRPSTAGLLLAAGAGRRMGGHPKAFLVLGGRSLLEHGIARILPHVDEVVAAVGPNELPEVRPEFEHAFNGKPVRIVAGGQTRQGSLLALLKATTAEWVLVHEVARPLTPEELFPETLAAARLHGAAVTFRRHKERDSIGLAHGDSLERTVPRSNLVILQTPHAYRRDEILAAHERAVAEGWKEEGTAPLALRARIPIHLVECLEENLKITYPEDWEDVCSRPNVSSSSRSSAGE; this is translated from the coding sequence ATGCACGGACTACGCCCATCCACCGCCGGTCTCCTTCTCGCCGCAGGTGCCGGTCGCCGCATGGGCGGTCACCCCAAAGCGTTTCTCGTGCTCGGAGGCCGTTCGCTGCTCGAACACGGAATCGCTCGCATCCTGCCGCACGTAGACGAAGTCGTCGCCGCCGTCGGCCCGAACGAACTGCCGGAAGTTCGCCCGGAATTCGAACACGCGTTCAACGGAAAACCCGTCCGCATCGTCGCCGGAGGGCAAACGCGACAGGGAAGCCTGCTCGCCCTCTTGAAGGCGACCACCGCCGAGTGGGTCCTCGTCCACGAGGTCGCTCGCCCCCTGACCCCCGAAGAACTCTTTCCCGAAACCCTCGCCGCCGCCCGGCTCCACGGCGCCGCCGTCACGTTCCGCCGACACAAAGAGCGCGACAGCATCGGCCTCGCACACGGCGACAGCCTCGAACGCACCGTCCCTCGGTCGAACCTCGTCATTCTCCAGACGCCGCACGCCTACCGACGCGACGAAATTCTCGCCGCGCACGAGCGCGCCGTCGCCGAAGGCTGGAAGGAAGAAGGCACCGCCCCTCTCGCTTTGCGCGCCCGCATCCCGATCCACCTCGTCGAATGCCTCGAGGAGAACCTCAAGATCACTTACCCCGAGGATTGGGAAGACGTGTGCAGCCGCCCGAACGTCTCGAGCTCGAGTCGCTCGTCCGCAGGCGAGTGA
- the carA gene encoding glutamine-hydrolyzing carbamoyl-phosphate synthase small subunit, which produces MSTRKSGVLALEDGSVFRGLAFGGTRTVTGEAVFNTSMTGYQEVLSDPSYFGQIVTMTAVQVGNYGISPEDEESSGPKVAGFVVRELSSLTSNWRATGSLDEYLRRHDIPGLDEIDTRTLTKKLRVYGAMKACLSTEEISDAEAVRRAREWEGLVGFDYVKEVTCAAPFVWKADDPSNEMYLPTGTTLGRKPRPAKTYRVAAFDLGAKYSIYRKLVRHGFEVHVFPADASPDAVREIKPDGLFLSNGPGDPSALEYVHKTIANLMPDYPTFGICLGHQMVTHALGASTFKLKFGHRGGNQPVKNLETGRVSITSQNHGFASDPDQLADRGAIVTEINLNDGTVEGLRHKELPIFTVQYHPEAAPGPNDADPLFVDFYNLVDARAHGKV; this is translated from the coding sequence ATGAGCACTCGCAAATCGGGAGTCCTTGCCCTCGAAGACGGTAGCGTGTTTCGCGGCCTCGCCTTCGGCGGCACGCGTACGGTGACCGGAGAAGCCGTATTCAACACGAGCATGACCGGCTACCAGGAGGTCCTCAGCGACCCTTCGTATTTCGGCCAGATCGTGACCATGACCGCCGTACAAGTCGGCAACTACGGTATCTCGCCCGAAGACGAGGAATCGAGCGGCCCCAAAGTCGCAGGGTTCGTCGTACGTGAGCTCTCCTCCCTCACCAGTAATTGGCGTGCGACCGGCTCGCTCGACGAATACCTTCGTCGTCACGATATCCCTGGTCTCGACGAGATCGACACCCGCACGCTGACCAAGAAGCTGCGCGTCTACGGCGCGATGAAAGCCTGTCTCAGCACCGAGGAGATCAGCGACGCCGAGGCGGTTCGTCGCGCGCGCGAGTGGGAAGGCTTGGTCGGCTTCGACTACGTCAAGGAAGTCACCTGTGCCGCCCCGTTCGTCTGGAAGGCCGACGACCCGAGCAACGAAATGTACCTACCGACCGGCACCACGCTCGGTCGGAAACCCCGCCCCGCGAAGACCTACCGAGTCGCCGCCTTCGACCTCGGCGCCAAGTATTCGATCTATCGCAAACTCGTCCGCCACGGCTTCGAAGTGCACGTCTTCCCAGCCGACGCATCGCCCGATGCGGTGCGCGAAATCAAGCCCGACGGTCTCTTCCTCTCCAACGGTCCGGGAGACCCCTCCGCGCTCGAATACGTGCACAAAACGATCGCGAATCTCATGCCCGACTACCCCACGTTCGGCATCTGCCTGGGACACCAGATGGTGACGCACGCGCTCGGGGCTTCGACCTTCAAGCTCAAGTTCGGCCATCGCGGCGGCAACCAGCCAGTCAAGAACCTCGAAACCGGTCGGGTCTCGATCACGTCGCAAAACCACGGCTTCGCCAGCGATCCCGATCAACTCGCCGATCGCGGTGCAATCGTGACGGAGATCAACCTCAACGACGGCACCGTCGAAGGCCTCCGTCACAAGGAGCTGCCGATCTTCACCGTCCAATACCATCCGGAAGCCGCTCCGGGACCGAACGACGCCGATCCGCTCTTCGTCGACTTCTACAACCTCGTCGACGCCCGCGCCCACGGCAAAGTCTGA
- the kdsB gene encoding 3-deoxy-manno-octulosonate cytidylyltransferase has translation MLNTAIIVPARLASTRFPRKLLHPIRGKPLVLWVAERIAAEVPDVPLYFAVDDDELMWVLTSRGYRTVLTDPAHPSGTDRIAEANASIGADFVINVQADEPLVTAEQIRALGHQIARGCPMATLATPFPRVEDYRNSNQVKVVLSLQGEAVYFSRACIPFARDSGGDVTDAWLAAGHVYRHLGLYAYRAEFLDQFCRLPPGRLETIEKLEQLRVLENGFRIAVGLTDQPTVGVDTPADVVEFERRLDASAGRAT, from the coding sequence ATGCTCAACACAGCGATCATCGTGCCGGCTCGGCTGGCCTCGACTCGTTTTCCACGCAAACTTCTCCATCCGATCCGCGGCAAGCCGCTCGTGTTGTGGGTGGCGGAACGGATCGCGGCCGAAGTGCCGGACGTGCCGTTGTACTTCGCGGTGGACGACGACGAGTTGATGTGGGTGCTGACTTCGCGTGGGTATCGCACCGTGTTGACCGACCCGGCGCATCCGAGCGGGACGGACCGGATTGCCGAAGCCAACGCCTCGATCGGAGCGGATTTCGTGATCAACGTGCAGGCGGACGAGCCGTTGGTGACGGCCGAACAGATACGAGCGTTGGGCCACCAGATCGCGCGTGGTTGTCCGATGGCGACGCTGGCGACGCCGTTTCCGCGGGTGGAGGACTATCGGAACTCGAATCAAGTGAAGGTCGTCCTCTCGCTTCAGGGCGAGGCAGTGTACTTCTCACGTGCATGCATCCCGTTCGCGCGCGACAGCGGTGGCGACGTGACGGATGCTTGGCTGGCGGCGGGCCACGTGTATCGGCACCTCGGGCTCTACGCGTATCGTGCGGAGTTTCTCGATCAGTTTTGTCGGTTGCCGCCGGGGCGGCTCGAGACGATCGAGAAGCTCGAACAACTTCGCGTCTTGGAAAACGGCTTCCGGATCGCCGTGGGTCTCACGGATCAGCCGACCGTCGGCGTGGACACGCCAGCGGACGTGGTGGAGTTCGAGCGCCGGCTCGACGCCTCGGCGGGCCGGGCGACGTAA
- a CDS encoding HPr family phosphocarrier protein: MEATTNSPAGDTIDRVLTVQNKMGIHARPAAMIVRVTTKFAGEVYFEKDDEQVNGKSIMGLMMLAAGRGSQIRVTVKGAGASQLVNDLEALFARKFDEG, from the coding sequence ATGGAAGCCACCACAAACTCGCCCGCCGGAGACACCATCGACCGCGTTCTGACGGTTCAGAACAAGATGGGCATCCACGCGCGTCCAGCGGCGATGATCGTTCGGGTGACGACCAAGTTCGCCGGCGAGGTCTACTTCGAGAAGGACGACGAGCAGGTGAACGGCAAATCCATCATGGGGCTCATGATGTTGGCTGCCGGCCGTGGCTCACAGATCCGTGTGACGGTGAAAGGCGCAGGTGCCTCGCAGCTCGTCAACGACCTCGAGGCGCTTTTCGCCCGGAAGTTCGACGAGGGCTGA
- a CDS encoding TatD family hydrolase, protein MALIDSHTHLEGFHRAGETAAILARAREAGVETLITIGTEPQDWETYREIERAEGGYVRHTLGLHPCSVDEHWQEAAVRLRALLDERLRPVAVGETGLDRFHLPKHDSARAEQLLEWQRDSFRTHLEIAARHDLPVVVHSRGATSECVEMIDAAGFDWSRVVFHCWVDDASALEAINRRGGRGSFTGIATYKSATIVREAARQQGLERVMVETDAPYLTPEPHRGKRNEPAFVAHTAAALAREFGVSTESFAEIATRNTREFFRLG, encoded by the coding sequence ATGGCTTTGATCGATTCGCACACGCACTTGGAGGGATTTCATCGCGCTGGTGAGACGGCGGCGATTTTGGCGCGAGCGCGTGAGGCGGGGGTGGAGACGCTGATCACCATCGGGACGGAGCCACAGGACTGGGAAACGTACCGGGAAATCGAGCGGGCGGAGGGTGGATACGTCCGTCACACTCTGGGCCTGCATCCGTGTTCCGTGGACGAGCACTGGCAGGAGGCAGCGGTGCGGTTGCGCGCGCTGCTCGACGAACGGTTGCGGCCCGTAGCGGTCGGCGAGACGGGTTTGGATCGGTTTCATCTGCCGAAACACGATTCGGCGCGCGCGGAACAGTTGCTGGAGTGGCAACGTGATTCGTTTCGGACGCATCTCGAGATCGCGGCGCGGCACGATCTGCCGGTGGTCGTCCATTCTCGCGGTGCGACGAGCGAGTGCGTGGAGATGATCGATGCCGCGGGGTTCGATTGGTCGCGAGTCGTGTTCCATTGTTGGGTCGACGACGCGTCGGCGTTGGAGGCGATCAACCGTCGCGGTGGGCGAGGGTCGTTCACCGGTATCGCAACCTACAAGAGCGCGACGATTGTGCGCGAAGCGGCGCGGCAACAAGGGCTCGAGCGAGTCATGGTGGAGACGGACGCGCCCTACTTGACTCCCGAACCCCATCGCGGAAAGCGCAACGAGCCGGCTTTCGTCGCGCACACGGCGGCGGCGTTGGCGCGAGAGTTCGGAGTCTCGACGGAGTCGTTCGCGGAGATTGCAACGCGCAACACCCGCGAGTTCTTCCGTTTGGGTTAG
- the sufC gene encoding Fe-S cluster assembly ATPase SufC, producing the protein MHQLEIKNLNVSIGEKPILKDFCLTVPKGEVHAIMGPNGTGKSTLAKALAGHPDYTVTSGEVLLDGTSILEMEADERARAGIFMAFQYPSEIPGVSIANFIRAALQSRLAEGEELDATGYYKKLYQKMDLLKIDRKFTSRSVNEGFSGGEKKRCEILQMAMLEPAYAVLDETDSGLDIDALRIVADGVNSLRGSSLGVLLITHYQRLLNYIVPDKVHVMYDGRIVKSGPKELAIELEAKGYDWVKELAPA; encoded by the coding sequence ATGCATCAGCTCGAGATCAAAAACCTCAACGTCAGCATCGGCGAAAAGCCGATCCTCAAAGACTTCTGCCTCACCGTCCCCAAGGGCGAGGTCCACGCCATCATGGGTCCCAACGGCACCGGCAAGAGCACCCTCGCCAAGGCACTCGCCGGCCACCCCGACTACACCGTCACCAGCGGCGAAGTTCTCCTCGACGGAACGAGCATCTTGGAAATGGAAGCCGACGAACGCGCCCGTGCCGGCATCTTCATGGCCTTCCAATACCCGAGCGAGATTCCGGGCGTCTCCATCGCCAACTTCATCCGCGCCGCCCTCCAGTCGCGACTCGCCGAGGGCGAGGAACTCGACGCCACGGGCTACTACAAAAAACTCTACCAGAAGATGGACCTCTTGAAGATCGATCGGAAGTTCACCTCCCGCTCGGTCAACGAAGGCTTCTCCGGCGGCGAGAAGAAGCGTTGCGAGATCCTTCAGATGGCGATGCTCGAGCCCGCCTACGCCGTCCTCGACGAGACCGACTCCGGCCTCGACATCGACGCCCTCCGCATCGTCGCCGACGGCGTCAACTCCCTGCGTGGATCCTCCCTCGGCGTCCTCCTCATCACGCACTACCAGCGCCTCCTCAACTACATCGTCCCCGACAAGGTCCACGTCATGTACGACGGCCGCATCGTGAAGAGCGGACCCAAGGAACTCGCAATCGAACTCGAGGCGAAGGGCTACGACTGGGTCAAGGAGCTCGCTCCCGCCTGA
- the sufB gene encoding Fe-S cluster assembly protein SufB, producing the protein MSEETTVIDIDREKGNFHYDVKYAFDAGTGLNEGVIDYICDAKGEDEWIRAFRKRALKVFEEKPMPTNWATKDLETIDFSKIRYYLAQGQKPKRTWDEVPDDIKQTFERLGIPEQERKFLAGVEAQFDSEAAYSNIKEAVGKQGVIFVGSTEGLLKHPEIFRKWFGKVIPTGDNKFSALNSAVFSGGSFIYVPPGVKVSHPLQAYFRINAENFGQFERTLIIADEGSEVTYMEGCTAPKFNTATLHSAVVELVALKGAKIEYITVQNWSSNVFNLVTKRAIAEEDATVKWIDCNIGSRLTMKYPGVVLKGRRARGEVLSIALANDGQHQDTGAKMLHLADDTTSNIISKSISVGEGRATYRGLVNIPKHLKGCKNNTECDALLINTNSRTDTYPAISVRGNKNFVQHEASVSKVSAEQIFYLMSRGLTEGEAMSLSVNGFVNELTRQFPMEYSVELKRLIDLEMEGSVG; encoded by the coding sequence ATGTCCGAAGAAACCACCGTGATCGACATCGATCGCGAAAAAGGCAATTTCCACTACGACGTGAAGTACGCCTTCGACGCCGGCACCGGGCTCAACGAAGGCGTCATCGACTACATCTGCGACGCCAAGGGCGAAGACGAATGGATCCGCGCCTTCCGCAAGCGCGCGCTCAAGGTCTTCGAAGAAAAGCCCATGCCGACCAACTGGGCCACCAAGGATCTCGAGACGATCGACTTCTCCAAGATCCGCTACTACCTCGCCCAAGGCCAGAAGCCGAAACGCACGTGGGACGAAGTCCCCGACGACATCAAGCAGACCTTCGAACGCCTCGGCATCCCCGAGCAGGAGCGCAAGTTCCTCGCCGGCGTGGAGGCCCAGTTCGACAGCGAGGCGGCCTACTCCAACATCAAGGAGGCCGTCGGCAAACAGGGCGTCATCTTCGTCGGATCGACCGAAGGCCTCCTGAAGCACCCGGAGATCTTCCGCAAGTGGTTCGGCAAGGTCATCCCGACCGGCGACAACAAGTTCTCCGCGCTCAACAGTGCGGTGTTCTCCGGCGGTTCCTTCATCTACGTCCCTCCGGGCGTGAAGGTCTCGCACCCGCTCCAAGCCTACTTCCGCATCAACGCGGAAAACTTCGGCCAGTTCGAGCGCACGCTCATCATCGCCGACGAGGGCTCGGAAGTCACCTACATGGAGGGCTGCACGGCCCCGAAGTTCAACACCGCCACGCTGCACAGCGCCGTGGTCGAACTCGTCGCTCTCAAAGGCGCGAAGATCGAATACATCACGGTGCAGAATTGGTCGTCCAACGTGTTCAACCTCGTGACCAAACGCGCCATCGCCGAAGAAGACGCGACCGTGAAGTGGATCGACTGCAACATCGGCTCGCGCCTAACCATGAAGTACCCAGGCGTGGTCCTCAAGGGTCGGCGCGCCCGCGGCGAAGTTCTCTCCATCGCCCTCGCCAACGACGGGCAGCATCAGGACACCGGCGCCAAGATGCTCCACCTCGCGGACGACACGACCTCGAACATCATCTCGAAGTCCATCTCGGTCGGCGAAGGCCGCGCCACCTACCGCGGGTTGGTCAACATCCCCAAGCACCTCAAGGGATGTAAGAACAACACCGAGTGCGACGCGCTGTTGATCAACACCAACTCCCGCACCGACACCTACCCCGCCATCTCCGTCCGCGGAAACAAGAACTTCGTCCAACACGAGGCCTCCGTCTCCAAAGTCAGCGCCGAACAGATCTTCTACCTCATGTCGCGCGGACTCACCGAAGGCGAAGCGATGAGCCTTTCCGTCAACGGCTTCGTCAACGAGCTCACGCGCCAGTTCCCCATGGAATACTCGGTCGAGCTCAAGAGACTCATCGATCTCGAGATGGAAGGAAGCGTAGGTTGA